The Bactrocera dorsalis isolate Fly_Bdor chromosome 2, ASM2337382v1, whole genome shotgun sequence region ATTTACGCATCGTATCGGCCACGCTTTAAATGGAATAATTCCCTAAGCAACTCCTTAATTAAATCGTAGGCAGAGAAGCTGATGCCAACCGCGATCGGTCCCTTGATCCAGTTCATGCTCAACCCTTTGTAGAAGCCATTTTTTATACCTTCCTCCCTGCAATTAGTAAAACGTAAACGGTATAGGTTTTAGTTGGGAGTGCGTCTGCTAGTTATTGGCTTTACAGTTAAGTACTCACTTGTAAATTTTCTTCAAGGTCGAGTATATAGTGCGGTATTGATTGTTGGTGTCTTTATTGACGCGCATTGTTTGCATACGCCGACGCACTATGTCCAGTGGGTAGCTGGATGTTTGACCTGCCGCACCGGCTACAGCGCCAAATGCAAGCGAGACTAGAGTATTCGGTTTCGCATTTCCTGTCACCTCTGCAAatggataaaaaatatatatttttgtttattaaaataaaaacaagagcgAAGTTTGACTTTGGTGGTTGCGACCTATTTTGGGGGTAGCAAATTAGGGGTGACTATCACAACCATCTAACGACAGCCTGATTATTATAAGTTTGAATTGACAAGACATACTTTCCTTGTTGCTCCCAATATTTGTAATCAATGTTTATATAGAGGACACATATCAAAACAGTGTTACTTTAGGGAAACCAACCAACTCGCAAGTCCGACCAGACCACGGATGCAACTAACTTCAGATGCGCACAGGACGCCTTTAACAGTGAAACTATTGGAGTGAAATCACCACAACTTCGTTTTGgataaactcctacttatccataATTGGTGCCCACAAACCAAATATCATATAGTATATGCTCTGCTTGTAATGAGTCCCTGCTTTAACGCCACCTCCTTATGGTTATGGTGATTATTTGAGTTAACTTGCGcctaaacagggtatataaaaccgctaaaacaacaacagagtTTTTGACAGGTAGTGAAAGAGGTTTGAGAAGTGTTACCATTTCAACCTTGCTACGATCTCGAAGACTCTCTTCCCGGGAGGCCTGATGCTTGGTTGAAAAAAATGTGGCTattcaaagaaatattaattgtgTCATTATTCTGTAAAATTTTGAAACCATTgtgatttaatatttaaaaacgatCCGATTCTACCTCGCGTACTTCTCTTTTTATGTGGAACTAGTGTCTCAGTTTATTTACATAGGTTTGCCAACATAAGTATATTGTTGtgccaaaattttaaaatacaactttttgaTATGAAAATGACCGCCagagtatatttataaaaactttctcctataattttaatattgctACTTTTCTGATTAAACTCCTTGATTTTAAGACTGCATCTCACTCAAATCACTCAAGTAGAGTGGTTGGGATTTTAGAAAAGAGGCATATCACGGATATAACTGAAAGAGTAATAGCAGTTTATAGTAAACTTACCATAATATTCACGTTTGAGTGTGCCATAGGTAAAGAAGGAAACACCGGCATAAGGTATCACGCCTAATACGGTCGCGAAATAGCCTCGATACAGTGTACGCGGTCCTTCTTCGAcccaaatttttacaaaaacttgaCGGAGTGTTCTGTAAGTAAACCGAAATGAcagtataaaattaaataacagcCTTATTATGCCGTTAACATACCTGTATCCGGTGTACTTGTCCGTTACGGCCATTCGGGCACGTGCCAAATCTAACGGATAAGTCAGAGACTGTGAGGTTATGCCCGCCAATGAACCGGCTATAAAACGTCTGCCTTTCGTGCTGgcggaaaaaattatattattgtattatagtataaattagtaaaaatttaggATTTTGTAATGAACATTAGTTTTTTCGTTTCAAAACGACGTTATTCACGTTATtccttatatatattttgaaacttaCTCGCTACCATCCTTATCTACTTGCAGAATCTTTCGCCACTGCTCGTGCGCCGTAAATTGTATGGCTGCATAAGGCACAATACGCGCCATGGTCGCCGAATTTCCGCGCCATAACGCCAAAATACCCTCTTTTTCGTAGGTATTCCTAAGAAAAGCGATCGCCGCTTTAAATGAGTAGGGAACGTTTTTACTGCGAAaagtatttaaacaaaaaatttagagcgaaaaattaaattttgcgaaTCAAAAGCAAAACGTACCTtatttgaaaattgatttttgtgcGATCCAGAGGGGCAATAGTGGTTTTCGCCAAAGCTCCAGCCGCTGAACCGGACACCAAACTTATGAAGACTTCATCGAAAATTGTGTGAGTTCCTGCATTAGTGTtaagaaagttaaaaatttagttaaaaaagtagaaatttttaatgaaaatgctattCTTTCTCACCGTTATTATTTATACTCGAACTGATGACTGCGTTTGGACTTGTGATCGTTTCCGTTATACTTTGCACTGCTACTTCACTGGTGCTAACACTTAATGCGGTGGCATTACCGGTGGCTGCAGCACTTGAGGACAATTGACTACCTGACGACGACTTAATGGACATCGCTATGTTGGGCTTCTCGAGAAGACGGCTCATTGCAAACTGAAAATACATATAGACAATTAATACATGAACAATTTGGGACTTCACGAGGCGGCATAATCATAATGGAAACAGATGAGCAACTAATTTCGTACACAATTTAATTAGCAGCTGGAACTTGGTgtcatttgttgagcttcatttGCGTTGCAGACGAAACATCAATAATGTTTGTGAGGATTATacatgagcaaaaaatagtaagactttgtttataatttcaaaatgcttaatttatttttcaaaatgtatgtCGACCCCCTGAAAGAAATCCCCCTGAGGcctaatacacttgtgccaacgtttttatCAATCTTTGAAACAGTTGTTAAggtaaatttcatttaatatcttcaattgactcaaaacggtttccatgGAGCGCTCGATTAAGTTTGtcgaatagccagaagtcatgCAGAGCTAAGTCAGGCGAATGCGGTAGTTGCGGCACGATACTGATTTATAATTTGGCgcaaaactcacgaagaatcaatgcagtatgccaCGGTGCATTAACCAAAAGTTGTCGGCAAATAATTGCCGACTCTTTTTACGAAAAGTTTCGGCAAATGTCGATATTCGAACATAAAGCAATCATTAAAAACTTGTAGTTGAAGTCGACTTAagctaattttgatttttatactctgaacagagtttatttaagtttgcacgaagtttgtaaaaactttcgcgatactttttgaacacacctcgtataagaGCATATAATTCTTATTGCAATCAACAAGGAAGATGGTTTCTCTCCCGTCAAAGCTTCGTAGGACTGAAAATGTGTACTTTGCCTTTTCGAATTGCCTTAATTTACGAAATGAATACTTAACGAATTAcagatattttttatagaatcGCCTTATCGCCTTAGGGACATTAGCTTTTAATttgtaagtaatattttttacttgaaaattcACTGTTTCCATTTGTTTAAAAAGAATAATCTATTTAAAGACAATACGTGTTACCGGATACAGTTATTATCATTTCTTAAACCACGCTAACCCTTTAAGATCAGTGCGTTGGCCGTCGCACTCAAATAATACGCACTCGTAAGTACATCATATTAGTGGAAATAGATGTTCttatcaaataataaatatataaagttaacATCTGTATTATTCGATGAAATAAACTCCTCAAGCAAACTGTCacactttgaaatattttaaactgtTCCACAGCTGTGAAGGTCAGGGTATAAATGCCGGATTAAACGTAGAATGCGTTCGTTAGTGTGTGAGGATTTGTTGATTTCGTATGGCTAATTAGCACAAAGATTAAATCCATGACGCACAAATGacaagtgaaatgaaaaaaaaagaagaagcagtGATAAGAGGTACTTTTTGTTTACCGAAGAGTATAATACTCGTAGGAAAGTAGTAGTcggtacatagtatgtatgtcaAAATTACGTGGGGTCAGTAGGATAATCTGGCttgtttttttgacatttttttcataaaaatttttattctacaatagaacatttttcacatatcatgaggtatatcgtggagtgtataaacaaattttttcggaattttttgatgacatctgtcggagaaatgactgggtgaatgagatgcgtttctCATTCgttttggatcatctgaaacacaaaaacccaatatattcttaaaaagtacgtgaatggttatcttCCCagctagaatcatgaaaaaattttgacaaacaaaaaagtaattaatgtttgttttttttttatttaatttgtttacataaattttgtcataacattgtcaataaattataaaaaaaatataaggacgatagccaggcgttttgtgaacattaaaaaaaaaaattaagcaagtCATGTcggccagtttaaaaaagtgtgttttgagaaaaatgcg contains the following coding sequences:
- the LOC105231836 gene encoding mitochondrial coenzyme A transporter SLC25A42, whose translation is MSRLLEKPNIAMSIKSSSGSQLSSSAAATGNATALSVSTSEVAVQSITETITSPNAVISSSINNNGTHTIFDEVFISLVSGSAAGALAKTTIAPLDRTKINFQISKNVPYSFKAAIAFLRNTYEKEGILALWRGNSATMARIVPYAAIQFTAHEQWRKILQVDKDGSDTKGRRFIAGSLAGITSQSLTYPLDLARARMAVTDKYTGYRTLRQVFVKIWVEEGPRTLYRGYFATVLGVIPYAGVSFFTYGTLKREYYEVTGNAKPNTLVSLAFGAVAGAAGQTSSYPLDIVRRRMQTMRVNKDTNNQYRTIYSTLKKIYKEEGIKNGFYKGLSMNWIKGPIAVGISFSAYDLIKELLRELFHLKRGRYDA